A window of Gallus gallus isolate bGalGal1 chromosome 3, bGalGal1.mat.broiler.GRCg7b, whole genome shotgun sequence genomic DNA:
TTGTGTGCTTTGTAAGGGCTCACACGGAAAATGTGGGAACATTCTTTCTCCCTGCTCAGGAGGAAAACTAACCAGAAATGGCCAGAAATGTGACCCTGTTTTGCTTGTTCATGTCTGCATCTTGTTgcaaagctaaaaataaaatacctaaGTTTCTCCAGACAGGGAAGTTAACAGTGAGGTAAGCTTTTAACGTAGATTATGCTAAGGGTTCTGTCCAAAATTTATCTTGGCACTGTGTGTTAAAAGGAGGCTTTGACAAATAAATGAGTCTACTGCCCTCTGAAAGCAACCTGAAGTATCTGTGCAGTGAAACTGCACTTCATAATCCCTTTAAGGTGAGCAAATGCAAGTTGTTTCCAGAAGAAATGAATTTACTCTCCTGTACCCAGTGTGCCTTCCTGGCCTTTCCTGCACCCATCACTTGCATGGCAGCGGGGTGCTATCCAACGCAGGGCACAACTGAAGAACAAGAAGGAGCTTTTGTCACATCCCCTGTGCTTTCTGGAGAGGCAGATGCCCTCACTCACTGCTCTTTGTTtgccactgctctgtgctgtctgtgcGCACCTCTCATTTTTAGGAAACACCCATTAGGTTTGGTCTGAAGCCACGCTTCATTTGAAGCTGGCATCAGCAGTTTAAGCACTGCAGCCGTTGTTCAGCTCGGAGCATCAACTTAGAGCAGCTCACTGCTGATGTCAGGTTACATTTGTGTACCAGCATGACTGCAGGGTATATGCTCCAGGAAACCCAGGGAGATTCAGAGGAGCGTGCGGGTCAGAACCATCAGAGAACAAATTGCCACTGTCTCAAGAAAACCAATTCTGCCTGAAACAGTCTCAGGAGAGCATTCACAGgaactgctgtgctgtcagaGCCGTGCCAGCCGCTCAGGATGAGAAGTGTAGTTACCGAAAGCAGGAGGCAATAACGTGTTTGCTCTCTAACTAGCAGTTATCTGAAGACAGAAATCTAACTGCAGCATCTGTGATTCTCCGGGGGACGTGGCCTGGAAAGCGATGCTGCCTGGGTGCTTTGAGATGCagtgtaagatttttttttttccagtaaatagCAAGCTGAATTCAAACAACTGGCAACGTGGGCCAGAAGGAGCAGATGTGGGGCTGGCCTGAGACAGGATGCGCCCTGAGGCACTTGCTTCCACCAGAGGATTGCAGCAGTAATTGATAGTCAGAGCATCGCTCCTTTCCCACAAGCCTGGGGGGAGAAaacttcccttcttccttctgtgaGTTTATGAGAATGCTTCCTGTTTGGTTTTCATACTGAGAGAAAGGAGCAGCCAGCCAAAAAGAATGGTGAGAGGTCACCGACataattttgtttccattttacaATTGCCACTTCCCAGCAAGGCAGCTcaatggctgctgctgtgtgaaatgAAAGGTAGAATGGGTTATTATCTCTCAGTACTATGAGAAGGCTGAGACTGTACCACAGCTCTATGATGTAGTTATAGCTGCCATTGTTGCTCTTGCTCCGTAAGCACAAGTGAGAATTTGctaaatatacatattttgggggaaaaactGACAcccatctttgtggctctcctttgtccttcatctcctcctgtcaaacaaaagaacaaaggTGGGAGATGGCCATTAAAGCATTGGCAGGCTTTGTCCTTTCAACAGGTGGGAGCTGTAGGGAAGGAAGGAGCTGGGGCCACTGCAGTGGAGTTGGGATATTTCTTAAAGGAACTTTGCAAAGAGAATtctgggaaggagggaaagaagagataGATAAGGTTGTAGTGCAAGTTGGACTGCTCTGAGGAAAGCAGTGATATGTGAATGTGGCATGTTATTCTACACACAACACCTGCATGGCATTGCACAGAAGGGATGCAAGTACTGACTCAACTTGAAAGAAGCCAAGCTGGGAATGCTGTTGTCATCGTGGGGATAGAGGGAATTTGCCTGGTCATAAAGATTTTTCTCAGAGTTAGAAGGACCACTGAGTGTGCAACTTCAACTGTACTGCTCAGTTATGGGATCTGgtatattttaaatgcttaagTGCCTTCAGGAGCAGCACAAGTGTTCATATCATCTTAAACATTACTTTCTTCACTTTCTTGGATTTCAGGCTTGGCTGAAATTTGTTCAACTGTTGCGTCTCctcttgtccttttctttttgcctctgTGTGTTGAGCTGTTCCACATGCATTCTTCAAAAGCTCAATGCCTTTGAACAGAGAGCCTTTTGTCAGGCACCAGAGTGGGGTAGGGCTGAATGTTACAACTTgcactgcttccctgggcaaGATCATAAAAAAGTCTCTTAATCttcttggctttatttttaacagtgaaaaGCATAATCTGCAGTCTGGAATTGACTTTTCATCCTAGGAGCTGCAAAGACGGAGTAAGATAATTTTTGAGTTAGGCTGCTTACAGACTGAGCAGCCTACAGACAcaaatgctgctgttgctgaTCAAAAGCAAGAAAGTTTCTCTTGCCCTGTCTTTCAGGGAAtcgtagaatcgtagaatggcctgggttgaaaaggaccacaatgctcatctggttccaaccccctgctatgtgcagggtcgccaaccagcagaccaggctgcccagagccacatccagcctggccttgaatgcctccagggatggggcatccacagcctccttgggcaacctgttcagtgcgtcaccaccctctgggtgaaaaacttcctcctcatatccaacctaaatctcctctgtagcagtttaaaaccattccccgttgttctatcactatccacccttaaATGGTTTTCAAGTTTTCTGTTGTCTAGTCTTTTTATGATTGTTAAATAAATTCACTCGATGTACTTCAGAAGGGTTTTTGTTTATCTGCAGGTGCTATTTTCATAGAATCCCAGAAtgatttgtgttggaagagacctcaaagccTGCCCAGTGCCatcccctgccgtgggcagggacacctccgGGCAGCTCAGGGCCTGACCCAGCCTGCTCTTGGATGACGCCAtggatggggcactcacagtttctctgggcagcactgccagggcctcagtgccctcatcctgaagatttttttccccacatctaacctaaatctcccctcttttagtttaaaactattttcccttgttctatcaccattTGCACAAAAGGCAGGACGGTATGAGAGAGGCCTGGAACTGCTGAGAAACAGTCAGCAGTAGTGGTGCAGTCCTATTATATTATACCTATTTAAGTAGATTTCATTCATGTTGTTTGGCCTTAGTTTGTCTGTATTGTCTTTTGAGGAGCTTGCCAAGACCATACTCAAAACCAGACTTGTTCTTTGCAGCGATAAAGAACCTTAAGCACAGCTAACATACCCTCTAGGGCACAAGGAACTTTGCCAGTGGAGATTCAATTATATCAGTGTTATTTCAGATGTTCTAGTGTCTTCTATCCAACTTCCAGCTGCCATGCCTGATGGGAGCAAGTTTCTGCACAGAGCCTGAATGCTGTCTGCTGTGCCCATCAGAGCATATAAACAGcagggggaacggctgtttacaagggtggatagtgataggacaagggggaatggtttgaaactgaaacaggggaggtttaggatggatattaggaggaagtttttcacccagagggtggtgacgcactggaacaggttgcccaaggaagttgtggatgccccatccctggaggcattcaaggccaggctggatgtggttctgggcagcctggtctgctggttggcgaccctgcacatagcaggggggtgaAACTAAATGgttattgtggtccttttcaacccaggccattctatgattctatggttctgtgatctttctaAATGGTGGAACTTCATGCAAatcaaccaaaaccaaacaggtCTTTTAATGAAGGTGGGGTAATAGGAAATGAGAAAGTTCTGAAATATCTTATTTTAGTGGAAGTTGTGTCAGAGGAGAGTATTAGAGCATTTATCAGAACTTGAAATATGAGGGTGGGTACATGCAAGGCAAGGGGCAAGGCTTTGGGGAAACAGGCATTGCTCCCAGCTTCTTTCTGTAAAGGTGTAACTTTTCTTATGAGAGGTGGCTGAGGGAGCAGCAGTTCTTCagtctggagcagaggaggctcagggtaaacctcactgctctctacaatgccctgaaaggaggttgtggtgaggtggggatcggcctctgctcccaggtaacagtgataggatgagagatgATGGCCTCgtgttgtgccagaggaggttcaggctggatattaggaaacatttcttcttaagAGGGGATAGGAAAGAACCGAAATTAAAGTTTTCCTTATTATTTatagttattttcatttgtattgtCAAAGATGAAATGTTGCATTAGTTTAGAATGCTTCCAGGAAAGTGCTGTTAAAAATGTTATGTTTCTAGCTCTTGAAGCAGCTTACCCTTCAGTTTTGGTTATAGTAAGATTTAGGTTTTTCTATATGTAGCCATTTCATTTGTGTCCTgccagtgcagcacagagcgAAGATGAGATGTGTTGCTAATCCTGcaaggctgtgcagaggaggctgGGATGAATGTAATGGACTTCTTAGAAAAGTCTGTCCCGAGTTCATGTTAGTGTACCCGTTAGTATTGCCTTTGGCCAAGAACTGTCACCCTTCCCCTTCAAGTTATTGTCTGAAGTAGAAGTTAAGGAAAAGGAGTGGCTTACTAAAATGTCTCTGCTACTTCTCCAGTTTGGAGAATTAGAGAACTTCAATGTTCTTACACTGTTTTGTTGTATtctagtttttgttttatttgtgtaaGTTCTAATGTGTTTTGATATTTTGTAGTTGGaggggacccttaaaggtcatctagcccaatgccctgcagtgagcagggacacccacagctccatcagtgctcacagccccatccagcctgaccttggctgtccgcagggacggggcatcactgcctctctgggcagcctatgccagtgcctcactgcccttattgtaaaaaacttcttccttaaatccaatctaaatcttccctcttttagtgagaaaccatttcccttgtcctgtcacaacagatcctgctaaagagtctgtgcCCTTTCTCACTGCCTCCTTCTCCTccgggctgcacagccccagctctcagcctgtcctcataggagaggtgttccatccctgggatcattttggTTGCCCTAAAATAGGGCCACATAACAGTAAGAAGGGCCACGTGATAGTAAGAAGGTAGCACGGTTTATCAACATGCACCAATtttcatgattctataaatccctgctctatttctttccttataTTTCAGCTTTCGAAATGCTTAATTACAGCTGCATGTTGGCTAATTGTGATAGATTTTCCCTCAGTGCTTCCAAAGAGCTATCACCGTTATCACTGTTACTTGAACCTCTTATCAGACAACAAGTAGCACAAGATACCACTTATTTTTCTGATCAGTTTTGTTCAAGCTTTCGTTTCCCATTGTTTTCTGGTTAGGTAAAGACAGGCATACTTGCTGGAGCTTCACTGTGCTTACAGCTGTATTCTTCAAGCCTGTGAGTGTATGTGACTGAGGTAGCACGCATGTTGGGATTGTTTTCTGCCTGCAGGTACACTCTGCTGATAGAACCGAGAGTCTAACAGAAGACAAgatgatgagaaaagaatgtaatGGAAAATGTCCTGTGCTTGCATTTTGTAGAAGCAATCAAAATGAAGAACCTAGCCCTCCAATTCAAGAAATAGATGATTTTCAGTTCATCTAATCAGTAAatcctattttaaaaaatcacactCTCTTATTTCTGTACAGTGAAGGAGTCTTGCATTATCCAATGTTTATCAGATTGGGATCTCATCAGTTGAATGTGAGTTCTTCATATTATCCTACTAAATAAGCAGCTAGCAATTCACAATATGTCTGTCATTTAAACAAGCAATGTAAAGAAGTTCGTATGATGTTTATTGGAGAATATTAGTCTAAGCTCGAATCCTCAAAGGTGTTTAGCTATCTAATTCCCATTGATTTTGATGCAGATTGCATACGTAAATGTCCCTTGTGAGTCTTTGTTGTTGTCCCCAGGCTTCTTGATTGCCTGTCTTCCTAAAAACCTAAGTGCTGTATTATGATGATCACATCTTCCGAGAGGCATTGTTCAGGAAAAGAAGGTTATGGTTATGGTTGTGAAAGCCCTGATACCTCATGAATCAAATTACAGCTTCCTGCTGACGTGTTCTACAAAACTGCTATCTGAAGCTCTTGaattctcccttttcttttgtaGCCATTTCATCCGATGGTGAATTTGGAATGTTCCAGAGATTTTCGACCATTTCTATGTGCCCTCTACGCTCCCGTGTGCATGGAGTATGGCCGTGTCACTCTCCCATGCCGCAGACTCTGTCAAAGAGCATACAGTGAATGCTCCAAACTCATGGAGATGTTTGGAGTTTCTTGGCCTGAGGATATGGAGTGTACCAGGTGAGCAAACCTGTTCTTTCACAATCTTGGACTAAAATTTTAGTACCTTCTGGGATATTTTATGGTTTGAAACAGATActgttctttactatgagaccagtgaggtgctggaacagcttcccagagaggctgtggatgccccgtccctggaggtgttcaaagccaggttggatggggccctgggcagcctggtctgctattagatgtggaggttggtggccctgcctgtggcgggggggttggagattcctgattcttgagatcccttccaacctaggctgttctgtgattctgtgaggaAACTGGATTCATATTTCTGTTATCTACCCAAgaaattaattgaaaatttACATAGCCAGTTATTGTAAGCAGTGCATACATATTCTCATTCTAATGAATGAATATACCTATTTTCCTCGTTGTGTATGCGGACCTGGCTTTGTCTGCAATACCTAAGCAGAATACATAGTGCTAAGTTCTTCTGAGAGGTATGCAAAGTTATATATGCCTGGAGATGAAGGGTCAGCTTTTCTGAGGGGAGCTGGCTGATTTCAACAAGCATCTCAAATCTCAGAGCTCTGTTTTCAGAGAGTCTGCATCATGTTGTATGGAAATATGTTTTCAGCTTTACATTACAGAAATAATGTTATATCAAAGTATTCCATGATGTTCCAGTTTCTATGAAATGATATATCTGAAGCGGAAAACAATCTCTGGgctttttggttggttttttttttgttttgtttttgtttttgtttttgtttttttttgaatacGTGACTTAACAGCTAACAGCTGCAGGAGTGCAATCAGGAGAAATAGTCTACCTTATAGTTGAATAGGTGAGAATAGATAAcaatgaaaagcttttattcTAGCAAAGAGTCAGAGGATGTTTCTAGGTCCTGATGGTCAGCATCAAAGATTGCTTTCTCTGTGCCCCAAACAGATGCCTGGGCCCTATAGGTCCTCCTAAGCCCAACGTCAGTAGTGAAATTTCAAAACTGGAGATAAAACTCTGGAAGCTTTACTCCTGCTCTGTTAGTGTCAGTACACCAAAACGTGTGCTGTGGCAGAGAAGCAGGTGTGTTTAGGTGACACTGCGCTTGCTGAGGCAGTAATGTCTAACAGAGGGGGGAACCAAACAGCCAAACTTACCAATAATGCAAGGTTGCATCTCAGCACACCTTGCTCTAATTGTAGAAGTATCTTCATTATAATTTCAATGCATTAATGCTAGTATTAATGCTAGTTGGATGTTTGGTCTAACTAGTGTGGTATCCTGTCTGATAGCAGCTTGTACAGTTGTTTAGGGAAAGGCTTTTGAATGTTCTATAAAATCATTCTTCCTTGGGCACATAGGCTCAGTTTACAGTAAAGCTAAATGTATTGACCTCCTGAGATGGATTATGGATCTTCACTTTTATACTTAAGGCCTCAATATTCCTCTTatccatttatttctgtattttcacacaTATTTTATAGTTTCAACATCTACTGCAGCCTGGGACAATAAGTTCTAAAGCTTGTTTATGTATGGTGTAGTAGTTTGTGGATTACCTGTCATGTGGATTGTCTCTGTGTCTAAAATCAGACAAAGAAATGAGGCTAGTAGTCTTTGCACATTACACGTGTACTTCTTGTAAATAATTCTTTCTTACTTTCTAGATTCCCGGATTGTGATGAGCCATATCCTCGTCTTGTTGACCTCAGTTTGGGTGGGGAGCCCACAGAAGAGGCCCCCATGGCAGTGCAGAGGGATTATGGTTTTTGGTGTCCTCGAGAGTTGAAAATAGACCCTGATCTGGGTTACTCTTTCCTGAGGGTACGGGACTGTTCCCCTCCTTGCCCAAATATGTACTTCCGGCGTGAAGAGCTCTCCTTTGCTCGCTACTTCATCGGAGTGATCTCCATCGTCTGCCTTTCTGCTACCTTGTTtacttttttaacttttctgatCGATGTCACAAGATTTCGCTATCCAGAAAGACCGATAATATTTTACGCTGTCTGTTACATGATGGTGTCATTAATCTTCTTCATTGGCTTTCTGCTTGAAGACCGAGTAGCGTGTAATGCGTCTAGTCCTGCCCAGTACAAGGCTTCTACAGTGACACAGGGCTCTCACAACAAAGCCTGTACCATGCTTTTCATGGTGCTCTATTTCTTTACCATGGCTGGCAGTGTTTGGTGGGTCATTCTTACCATCACGTGGTTCTTGGCAGCTGTGCCAAAATGGGGCAGTGAAGCAATCGAGAAGAAAGCATTGCTCTTCCACGCCAGTGCCTGGGGCATTCCAGGAACTCTAACCATCGTCCTCTTAGCAATGAATAAAATTGAAGGTGACAATATTAGCGGCGTATGTTTTGTTGGCCTCTATGATGTGGATGCATTAAGATACTTTGTACTTGCACCCCTCTGCCTGTATGTTGTTGTTGGAGTTTCCCTTCTGCTAGCTGGCATTATCTCTCTCAATCGGGTTCGCATTGAAATCCCATTAGAAAAAGAGAACCAGGACAAGCTAGTGAAGTTCATGATCCGGATTGGCGTGTTCAGTGTTCTGTACCTCGTGCCACTGTTGGTTGTAATTGGCTGCTATTTCTATGAGCAGGCTTATCGAGGTGTGTGGGAGACGACGTGGATTCAAGAACGCTGCAGGGAATATCACATCCCGTGTCCCTACCAGGTGAGGAAATCAATATGAAGTGTTGAAGTGTTCAGCAGTGCAGAAACTGGATGTTGTGGGGCTATGTTAAGACTTAATTGCCATCCTTAATTGAAAGTGGTGCTACTCCTATAAGGGAAGTTCTTGCCCTGCTCAAGTTATTGGGATGAAGACTTAGGCCTTCTGGAGGACTAAGTATTATTGCAAAACTGGAGCTTTGCATAAGCTGCTTGGTACATCTTTGTTATAGATAATGTCTTTGGAGTTTCTTGGCTGAATAGAACCTACACAGGTTATAAAGATACTGTTTTAAACCAACTTGACGAACAGATCTTAGTGAGTTTATTTTTGGTCTCTAGAGATGCGGTAGGAGTTTTGGCATTTAAGCTGAGCTGTAATCAGCCTCCTTACTGCTTTTCCTAGATTGTGTTGGTCTTCCCTAACAGTTTTGTTGCCTTGATCAGCCTACACATTCTATGCTTGTTTTAGAGCAATCTATGCACATGTCAGAAACAACTATGTAAAATCTGATTTGAAATGTCTCCTGAGAAAAATCAGAGCTTACAGCTCTTCAGTTCTGTCTGTAAAGAAAATTACATGTACCTGCTTGCTGTTTAATTGAACTATCACAGGGACAGAAGGCAGTTAAGAGCATTAGATATCAAGCTGTCCACTATTTACTTCATTATTACGCTATTACAGTTGCAGAGTAAGTATTGTGTTAATTACTCAAATcctactttccttttttttgagCCAAAGTGGTGAATTGGATTTGGAATATTTCTTCTGCAACTTATTTGAAAGCAACTTTAATTCAAAAGGGCTGTACAGCAACCATCTATTACATGGTggtgtaaatattttaaagaagttaGTATTTTGGCTCTAAAACAGTTGAAACACCAGCTGGATCATCAAAGCTCACATTTTAATGCAGTAAAATATCACTTAGAGGTTTGGCTTAGTTTATGTAGCTTGATAATAATCCTTTTATTACCTTTTAAccctttttcttgttttctgtgttacatTTTATTAGGGTGTGACTCTTCCCTCCCATCCAATGTGTGAGCATTTTTATGGCAGGAAATATCTGTCAGTGGGTGTGTTCACTTTCATTTGCTTGATTGACTCTTCATTGCTGCAGTTTTTAATATGTTAAATTGATTAATGCatacaaagagagaaagagagagacgTGTTTTTCGCTCAGTTGTTTTCCAATGCCCTTCGATGTGTCTGTCCAAAATGTATATTGCTTTCTCATAACATAgaacaaaaactgttttaaaggttGAAACTTCTGATGTCTTGGGACCAGAATCCTGGTTTGTAGAATGATGAAAACATGTAGTAAAACTCTGCTCAAGTCTCTAGAAAACTATTAACATAATGGCTCAGCAGGAGTCAAAAGAACAATAATGCTTTCATTCATGTCAAATTGGGTTGAAGGACCCATAGACCCTAGGGAGTGTTAGAAAGGTTTTTCTTCTAAcccattccatttttttttcttaagctgaACATGCTTCTCCATTTAAACTATCTGGACATACAACTGAAGCAGATTAACAGAGCAGTGGGGAGAAATCATTTTATACTTAGTTCGTGcaagtgaaataaattattaaattgGAGGAAACTTAAAGCTTTCTAGAGAGTGTCACTCATAAACAAGGCGGTATATTTTTCAGCCTTAATGTTATTGAACTCTGgtttcaaatatttgaatttcAATTCTTTCgtgtttgaagaaaaatttaTCCTAAACTGAGTTGATTCCACAGTAAGTATAGGGTTTATTGTGCATAACTTAGCTG
This region includes:
- the FZD3 gene encoding frizzled-3 precursor: MAVSWMFCCFWLLDVLVGCTRGHSLFSCEPIILRMCQDLPYNTTFMPNLLNHYDQQTAALAMEPFHPMVNLECSRDFRPFLCALYAPVCMEYGRVTLPCRRLCQRAYSECSKLMEMFGVSWPEDMECTRFPDCDEPYPRLVDLSLGGEPTEEAPMAVQRDYGFWCPRELKIDPDLGYSFLRVRDCSPPCPNMYFRREELSFARYFIGVISIVCLSATLFTFLTFLIDVTRFRYPERPIIFYAVCYMMVSLIFFIGFLLEDRVACNASSPAQYKASTVTQGSHNKACTMLFMVLYFFTMAGSVWWVILTITWFLAAVPKWGSEAIEKKALLFHASAWGIPGTLTIVLLAMNKIEGDNISGVCFVGLYDVDALRYFVLAPLCLYVVVGVSLLLAGIISLNRVRIEIPLEKENQDKLVKFMIRIGVFSVLYLVPLLVVIGCYFYEQAYRGVWETTWIQERCREYHIPCPYQVTQMSRPDLILFLMKYLMALVVGIPSVFWVGSKKTCFEWASFFHGRRKKEVVNESRQVLQEPDFAQSLLRDPNTPIIRKSRGTSTQGTSTHASSTQLAMLDDQRSKAGSVHSKVSSYHGSLHRSRDGRYTPCSYRGIEERLPHGSMSRLTDHSRHSSSHRLNEQSRHSSIRDLSSNPLTHITHGTSMNRVIEEDGTSA
- the FZD3 gene encoding frizzled-3 isoform X2, whose amino-acid sequence is MNSPWLCGAEMPSDSSESCQPFHPMVNLECSRDFRPFLCALYAPVCMEYGRVTLPCRRLCQRAYSECSKLMEMFGVSWPEDMECTRFPDCDEPYPRLVDLSLGGEPTEEAPMAVQRDYGFWCPRELKIDPDLGYSFLRVRDCSPPCPNMYFRREELSFARYFIGVISIVCLSATLFTFLTFLIDVTRFRYPERPIIFYAVCYMMVSLIFFIGFLLEDRVACNASSPAQYKASTVTQGSHNKACTMLFMVLYFFTMAGSVWWVILTITWFLAAVPKWGSEAIEKKALLFHASAWGIPGTLTIVLLAMNKIEGDNISGVCFVGLYDVDALRYFVLAPLCLYVVVGVSLLLAGIISLNRVRIEIPLEKENQDKLVKFMIRIGVFSVLYLVPLLVVIGCYFYEQAYRGVWETTWIQERCREYHIPCPYQVTQMSRPDLILFLMKYLMALVVGIPSVFWVGSKKTCFEWASFFHGRRKKEVVNESRQVLQEPDFAQSLLRDPNTPIIRKSRGTSTQGTSTHASSTQLAMLDDQRSKAGSVHSKVSSYHGSLHRSRDGRYTPCSYRGIEERLPHGSMSRLTDHSRHSSSHRLNEQSRHSSIRDLSSNPLTHITHGTSMNRVIEEDGTSA